From one Henningerozyma blattae CBS 6284 chromosome 1, complete genome genomic stretch:
- the TBLA0A01605 gene encoding C2H2-type zinc finger protein (similar to Saccharomyces cerevisiae MET32 (YDR253C) and MET31 (YPL038W); ancestral locus Anc_8.486), whose protein sequence is MQAQTSHHSPNSNENDVFFQRAMEALAVTSLNTDTLDPVIKELLYRVRGISSDNSALSVHNDTAQNSLGNSIHEYPTDSTSFQVQAMIDKMNTAENNKSLDNIYDVSNNSMISTDSQYRSIDTSQLNHALLGSSSQYVVCNKCDMEFTRQSDLKRHEKTHMSVGPHICSQCGKDFARKDSLKRHANTMQCKKNREKLQNEYFGQDVDLVIKQIQQQSNVPNDSS, encoded by the coding sequence ATGCAAGCACAAACTAGTCATCATAGTCCGAATAGCAATGAGAACGATGTTTTTTTCCAGAGAGCAATGGAGGCTCTAGCTGTTACGTCTTTAAACACAGATACCCTTGACCCTGTAATTAAGGAACTACTATATCGTGTACGGGGTATTTCAAGTGATAATTCTGCCTTATCTGTCCATAATGATACGGCTCAAAACAGTTTAGGGAATAGCATCCATGAATATCCAACTGATTCAACAAGTTTCCAAGTACAAGCCATGATTGATAAAATGAATACAgctgaaaataataaaagtttGGACAATATATACGATGTCTCTAACAATTCTATGATTTCGACTGACTCACAATACCGAAGCATTGACACATCTCAATTAAATCACGCCTTACTTGGGTCATCATCTCAATATGTTGTTTGTAATAAATGTGATATGGAATTTACAAGACAATCAGACTTAAAGAGGCATGAAAAGACGCATATGTCTGTGGGGCCTCATATCTGTTCACAATGTGGTAAAGATTTTGCCAGAAAAGATTCTCTGAAAAGACATGCTAATACAATGCAATGTAAGAAAAACAGAGAAAAACTGCAGAATGAATATTTTGGGCAAGATGTTGACTTAGTTATCAAGCAGATTCAACAACAAAGTAACGTGCCTAATGACTCGAGCTag
- the TBLA0A01610 gene encoding uncharacterized protein (similar to Saccharomyces cerevisiae PAM1 (YDR251W) and SVL3 (YPL032C); ancestral locus Anc_8.484), with amino-acid sequence MSSLKVLLLGDNPRIMLYTSRFQLAKSVDLYHVSDSESSSFQIETISYGNSNVELHNHFPSMKKLKAHLISLDKQATTTLDGDSALIFDLICFSASSLKDLAAVTKELNDLININTKIFVESTTFVQLEPFISSSLDLKNLPIFSIMSDFDIRQINATQFKQFYNNNPMEISNKIYLGMTNLNSFNYNHQQSNMLKTFGRLFEKLFPHDIVDLCNNSPREFLSQQWLLSISKICFDPLLILLDETNPKALDQQVLAKPLMSGLINEILNIMSVMNCNTSKLNERSLFKSWCKSYPIENDSPPLLFDFINRVSVLDIDLTILQPILLADDNQLQTPYLEFLYSIMSQYQKYNKGLSKWFIRREDSELADPHNHDTKYLALINSKEELQANYNVLQKSFNEKVLMMKNLHSEKSTDMDQINHLNDKVANLQKKVKRLNEHHSMEVEDLKKKLQQATLQLEQQEQHYQQQLQQQLEEHQEEQIDESSQLNSMLHDDSVDDNDENSPNNKEREESNDSQPQSYVSSDMDRQPTNTTASTTVEDVTETITSSAASENVISNNENANINGSSKSTVHKSKSNSKSHLKDREKELELRKKELELQEKELELKRIAMEQKMLETTKNGNDMKSQSNPNLISDNNSINGNQVGNFSRKPSHPQLNHQMSMGNLNTSYNNSNSNNNNNMTGSRSMYGGAAAYSTSNLSSMAGYVQDSGPNSPYINNQQVNQQQRQSSYDQMSGYGMGSPNMMNRSNNGQFRNTYDYSNNSNPNFNNQNAIQNQQRLTSLQYQNRFRKPNQMMGNPVGGGMVGGMQRKNMRSASGHVMGGNMNNMNGMNNMSNMNGMNNMNNMNNMNGGMNNMNGMNNMNNMNNMNNMNNMNNMNNMNNMNNMNNMNGMNNMNTMNGMNNMNNNNMNNMNNLNTNSNNNSNDTTTNNTNTNQSKAPIQFNSKQTNTSTDNSNNNSTKSVSNNNSNSNTNNNSNNNSGTNTPILNTRTSSATLNLSSRAVTNPTPPVITYGSSNTLLKSETSNSNNNTTISDSTDDDHRAFMKKSFSSFFKKKK; translated from the coding sequence atgTCGTCGCTgaaagttttattattgggTGATAACCCAAGAATTATGCTATACACTTCCCGTTTCCAACTAGCTAAAAGTGTCGATTTATATCATGTTAGTGATTCAGAGTCAAGTTCATTCCAAATAGAAACTATTTCATATGGGAATTCAAACGTGGAACTACATAACCATTTCCCCTCTATGAAGAAACTGAAAGCTCATTTGATCTCATTAGATAAACAAGCCACAACAACATTGGATGGAGATTCTGccttaatttttgatttaatttgcTTTTCGGCATCTTCTTTAAAGGATTTAGCCGCCGTGACAAAGGAATTGAATGATTTAATCAATATAAacacaaaaatatttgtagaAAGTACTACTTTCGTGCAATTAGAACCATTTATCTCATCTTCAttggatttgaaaaatttacccATCTTTAGTATCATGTCTGATTTTGATATACGTCAAATAAATGCTACTCAATTCAAACAATTTTacaataataatccaaTGGAAATCTCAAATAAGATTTATTTGGGTATgactaatttaaattctttcaattatAATCATCAACAATCCAATATGTTGAAAACGTTTGGTAGactatttgaaaaattattcccACATGATATCGTTGATCTTTGTAACAATTCTCCAAGAGAGTTCTTATCGCAACAATGGTTATTATCAATCTCCAAAATATGCTTTGATcctttattaattttattggaTGAAACAAACCCAAAAGCTTTAGATCAACAAGTCCTTGCTAAACCATTAATGTCTGGCTTgattaatgaaatattaaatatcaTGTCAGTAATGAATTGTAATACTTCCAAATTGAACGAAagatcattatttaaatcttgGTGTAAAAGCTACCCTATTGAGAATGATTCCCCACCTTTGTTATTCGATTTCATCAATAGAGTTTCTGTTCTAGACATAGATCTAACTATCCTACAACCTATCTTATTAGCTGATGATAATCAATTACAAACTCCTTATTTAGAATTTCTTTATTCTATTATGTctcaatatcaaaaatataataaaggTCTTTCTAAATGGTTCATTAGAAGGGAAGATTCCGAGTTGGCAGATCCTCATAATCAtgatacaaaatatttagctttaattaattcaaaagaagaattacaagcaaattataatgttttacaaaaatctttcaacgaaaaagttttaatgatgaaaaatctACATTCTGAAAAATCAACAGATATGGATCAAATTAATCATTTAAACGATAAAGTTGctaatttacaaaaaaaagttaaaagaCTAAATGAACACCATTCTATGGAAGTagaagatttgaaaaagaaattacaaCAAGCAACTCTTCAACTTGAACAACAAGAACAACATtatcaacaacaattacaacaacaacTTGAAGAACACCAAGAAGAACAAATTGACGAATCTTCTCAATTGAACTCCATGCTTCATGATGATAGTGTGGATGACaatgatgaaaattcaccaaataataaagaaagagAAGAAAGCAACGATTCACAGCCTCAATCGTATGTTAGTAGTGATATGGATCGTCAGCCAACCAATACAACTGCTTCAACTACTGTAGAAGATGTTACAGAAACTATTACATCGTCTGCTGCATCTGAAAACGTTATTAGTAACAATGAAAATGCTAATATCAATGGGAGTTCAAAAAGTACTGTTCATAAGTCCAAAtctaattcaaaatcaCATTTGAAAGATCGTGAGAAGGAACTTGAATTACGTAAAAAGGAATTGGAATTACAAGAAAAGGAACTTGAGCTGAAACGTATTGCTATGGAACAAAAAATGCTAGAAACTACTAAAAACGGCAATGATATGAAATCACAGAGTAACccaaatttaatatccgataataatagtattaatGGGAATCAAGTAGGCAATTTTTCAAGGAAACCTTCACATCCACAATTGAATCATCAAATGTCAATGGGTAATTTAAATACTAgttataataattccaactctaataacaacaacaatatgACTGGTTCAAGATCTATGTATGGCGGGGCTGCTGCATATTCAAcatctaatttatcttctATGGCTGGTTACGTCCAAGATTCAGGTCCAAACTCTCcttatattaataatcaaCAGGTCAATCAACAACAAAGACAATCTTCATATGACCAAATGTCCGGATATGGTATGGGATCACCTAATATGATGAACAGATCCAACAATGGCCAATTTAGAAATACATATGATTactcaaataattcaaatccaaatttcaataatcaAAATGCTATACAAAACCAGCAAAGATTAACTTCTTTACAGTATCAAAATCGATTTAGGAAACCAAATCAAATGATGGGTAATCCCGTCGGTGGTGGTATGGTTGGTGGTAtgcaaagaaaaaatatgagAAGTGCAAGTGGTCATGTCATGGGTGGAAATATGAATAACATGAATGGTATGAACAATATGAGTAACATGAATGGTATGAACAATATGAACAATATGAACAACATGAATGGTGGCATGAATAACATGAATGGTATGAACAACATGAACAACATGAACAATATGAACAATATGAACAATATGAACAATATGAACAATATGAACAATATGAACAATATGAACAATATGAATGGTATGAACAACATGAATACTATGAATGGAATGAACAACATgaacaataacaatatgaACAACatgaataatttgaatacCAACAGTAATAACAACAGTAACGATACTACTACCAATAACACAAATACTAACCAAAGCAAAGCACcaattcaatttaatagtaaacaaacaaatacTAGTACTGACAATAGCAATAACAATTCGACCAAGAGTgttagtaataataacagtaacagtaatacaaataataattcgaATAATAATTCGGGTACAAACACACCAATACTAAATACTCGTACTAGTAGTGCTACTTTGAACTTAAGTTCTAGAGCAGTTACAAACCCTACTCCTCCTGTTATCACATACGGCTCTTCTAATACCTTACTAAAATCTGAAACctctaattcaaataacaatacAACTATATCAGATTCTACAGATGATGATCATCGTGCCTTTATGAAGAAAAGTTTTAGttcttttttcaagaagaagaaatag
- the TBLA0A01620 gene encoding uncharacterized protein (similar to Saccharomyces cerevisiae YDR249C; ancestral locus Anc_8.483), which translates to MGYVTVGYPSKNKKHRLNFNHELHPIYYNNDHAQKLIRKSKLLKLDYTRSRPKKQIDDPIVPIEIKPPVTINGLPNELIQRIFIFSNGHSSMCLLNKRYNSILQPSTHLIRQIIISNYLSHQSIPITNGKAADDEEEEEGDDGKDKQIEYEDKIILSLDIFHKEILFKYITSESGYEWLKRYNFIIQAEKYPIAYPPLFYKYIEVFTNTQLMKSFKKKFVISNIIEFIEIFTDWYLQNGGTQTSQLNLKKYFKTIDRYIYSKIPNDNNDDLEEIEQLFIEGLLNSNKTLNSNKFYVLFDKFIGKYGINHVNKKWLWDHVVKHRDSNLIHIIEKYGGTARIV; encoded by the coding sequence ATGGGGTATGTGACGGTTGGATATCCcagtaaaaataaaaagcacagattaaattttaatcatGAATTACACCCAATTTATTATAACAATGATCATgctcaaaaattaatacgAAAGTCAaaactattaaaattagattatACAAGGTCAAGACCCAAGAAACAGATAGATGATCCTATTGTGCCTATAGAAATTAAACCCCCAGTTACTATAAATGGTTTACCAAACGaattaattcaaagaatttttatctttagtAATGGTCATTCCAGCATGTGCTTATTGaataaaagatataattctattttacAGCCTTCTACTCATTTAATACgacaaataattatatctAATTATTTATCACATCAAAGTATACCCATCACAAATGGCAAAGCAGCAGATGAtgaggaggaggaggaagGAGATGATGGAAAAGATAAACAAATAGAGTatgaagataaaataatattgtcACTCGATATCTTTcataaagaaattttatttaaatatatcacTAGTGAGTCAGGTTATGAATGGttaaaaagatataatttcattatccAAGCTGAGAAATATCCAATCGCTTATCCACCATTGTTTTATAAATACATCGAAGTATTTACAAATACtcaattaatgaaatcatttaaaaaaaaatttgttatAAGTAATatcattgaatttattgaaatttttactGATTGGTATTTGCAAAATGGTGGAACTCAAACTTCACagttaaatttgaaaaaatatttcaaaaccattgatagatatatttattcaaaaattccCAATGATAACAATGATgatttagaagaaatagagcaattatttattgaaggtttattgaattcaaataaaactttaaattcaaataaattttatgtATTATTCGATAAATTTATTGGGAAATATGGTATTAATCatgttaataaaaaatggtTATGGGATCATGTAGTGAAACATAGAGATAGTAATTTAATACACATTATAGAGAAATATGGTGGTACTGCCAGAATAGTTTAA
- the PHO85 gene encoding cyclin-dependent serine/threonine-protein kinase PHO85 (similar to Saccharomyces cerevisiae PHO85 (YPL031C); ancestral locus Anc_8.482) — MTSSSQFKQLEKLGNGTYATVYKGLNKTTGVYVALKEVKLDSEEGTPSTAIREISLMKELKHNNIVRLYDVIHTENKLTLVFEYMDKDLKKFMDARSLAHANQLNANANQNINSGNPMGNNGNSNSKTQPIGLELNLVKYFQWQLLEGVAYCHENKILHRDLKPQNLLIDNKGQLKLGDFGLARAFGIPVNTFSSEVVTLWYRAPDVLMGSRNYSTSIDMWSCGCILAEMIAGKPLFPGTNDEEQLKLIFELIGSPNEQNWPGITSLPKYSQTVIQPSQPKNLKHVLQPYTKELLDDNVIDLLNGLLQLNPDMRLSAQQALYHPWFAEYYQNQNQNQNQQQQQPQQQPHQQ, encoded by the exons ATGACTTCTTCATCTCA ATTCAAacaattggaaaaattagGTAATGGTACGTATGCTACTGTTTATAAAGGGTTAAACAAAACTACTGGTGTTTATGTAGCACTTAAAGAAGTTAAATTGGATAGTGAAGAAGGTACTCCCTCCACAGCTATTCGTGAAATTTCTCTAatgaaagaattgaaaCATAATAACATCGTCAGATTGTACGATGTGATCCAtacagaaaataaattaaccCTAGTGTTTGAATATATGGACAAAGATCTGAAAAAATTCATGGATGCAAGATCCCTAGCACATGCCAACCAGTTAAATGCCAACGCTAACCAGAATATAAATAGTGGTAATCCAATGGGTAACAATggtaattcaaattctaaaaCACAACCGATTGGGTTAGAATTAAACTTGgtgaaatatttccaatGGCAATTATTGGAAGGGGTTGCATATTGTCATGAAAACAAGATCTTGCATAGGGATTTAAAACCacaaaatttattgattgataataaagGACAATTGAAACTAGGAGATTTTGGGTTAGCAAGAGCCTTTGGGATTCCAGTAAACACTTTTTCCAGTGAAGTGGTGACGTTATGGTATAGAGCTCCGGATGTGTTGATGGGATCTAGAAATTATTCCACTTCAATTGATATGTGGTCTTGTGGCTGTATTTTAGCTGAAATGATTGCTGGTAAGCCATTATTCCCAGGAacaaatgatgaagaacAGTTAAAATTAATCTTTGAATTAATAGGATCTCCAAATGAACAGAATTGGCCAGGAATCACATCTTTACCTAAATATAGCCAAACTGTTATTCAACCTTCACAGccaaagaatttgaaacatGTGCTACAACCTTATACAAAGGAATTATTGGATGACAATGTAAtcgatttattaaatggtTTATTACAATTGAATCCTGATATGAGATTATCAGCTCAACAAGCTTTATATCATCCTTGGTTCGCTGAATATTACCAAAATCAAAACCAGAACCAGAAccaacaacagcaacagccACAACAACAGCCTCACCAACAATAA
- the ERG10 gene encoding acetyl-CoA C-acetyltransferase (similar to Saccharomyces cerevisiae ERG10 (YPL028W); ancestral locus Anc_8.479) — protein MSDPVYIVAAKRTPIGSFQGCLSSLSAIELGAIAVKAALETVPQIPLDKIDEIVYGNVLSAGLGQAPARQVALKAGIPDHVVDSTINKVCASGMKSIIYGTQAIKCGTAGIVVVGGCESMTNAPYLMPSARAGCRFGDSTMVDVLQKDGLNDAYDGLAMGVHGEKCAKDFNISREEQDNYAIESYRKAQTAQAKGKFDNEIVPVTIKGKRGKQDVIVTKDEETSKLNVEKLRSARTVFQKENGTITAANASPINDGAAALILVSKENLEKYNLKPLAIIRGSGEAAHKPADFTWAPTLAVPKALANARLNNIEDIDYFEFNEAFSVVGVVNPKNLKIPLEKVNVYGGAVAIGHPLGCSGARIVVTLLNVLIQENGKLGCAAICNGGGGASSVIIERV, from the coding sequence ATGTCAGACCCTGTTTATATTGTTGCTGCTAAGAGAACTCCAATTGGTTCCTTCCAAGGTTGTTTATCATCATTGTCAGCCATTGAATTGGGTGCCATTGCTGTTAAAGCTGCTTTAGAAACTGTACCACAAATTCCATTGgataaaattgatgaaattgtTTATGGTAATGTTCTATCAGCAGGGTTGGGTCAAGCTCCTGCAAGACAAGTGGCCTTGAAAGCTGGTATCCCAGACCATGTTGTTGATTCTACTATCAATAAGGTTTGTGCTTCTGGTATGAAGAGTATCATTTATGGTACACAAGCTATTAAATGTGGTACTGCTGggattgttgttgttggtgGTTGTGAATCGATGACTAATGCTCCTTACTTGATGCCAAGTGCAAGAGCTGGTTGTAGATTTGGTGATAGTACAATGGTGGATGTTTTACAAAAAGATGGGTTGAATGATGCTTATGATGGATTAGCTATGGGTGTTCATGGTGAAAAATGTGCCAAGGATTTCAATATCTCTAGAGAGGAACAAGATAATTATGCTATTGAATCTTATAGAAAGGCTCAAACGGCTCAAGCTAAGGGTAAGTTCGATAACGAGATTGTCCCGGTCACCATTAAGGGTAAAAGAGGTAAGCAAGATGTTATTGTTACTAAGGATGAAGAAACTAGTAAGTTAAATGTTGAGAAATTGAGAAGTGCAAGAACTGTTTTCCAAAAGGAAAATGGGACAATCACTGCGGCCAATGCATCTCCGATTAATGATGGTGCCGCAGCTTTGATTCTAGTTAGCaaagaaaatttggaaaaatataatttgaaaCCATTGGCTATCATTAGAGGCTCTGGTGAGGCAGCTCACAAACCTGCTGATTTTACTTGGGCTCCCACTTTAGCTGTTCCAAAGGCATTAGCTAATGCCAGGCTCAATAATATCGAagatattgattattttgaattcaaTGAAGCCTTCTCTGTTGTTGGTGTTGTTAATCCAAAGAACTTAAAGATCCCACTAGAAAAAGTTAACGTTTATGGTGGTGCTGTAGCCATAGGTCATCCGTTGGGTTGCTCAGGTGCAAGAATCGTGGTGACTCTATTGAATGTCTTGATTCAAGAAAATGGGAAATTAGGTTGTGCTGCCATTTGTaatggtggtggtggtgctTCCTCCgttattattgaaagagtatga
- the TBLA0A01650 gene encoding gluconokinase (similar to Saccharomyces cerevisiae YDR248C; ancestral locus Anc_8.478), which translates to MSSEKKYKVIIVGGPSATGKSTVAQNLVSNFAKYDHVHLEYLEGDALHSQENIDKMAKGIPLEDKDRWGWLKKIAIKSIDVAEMDKDVEKCAVVTCSSLKKNIENILEKIGKKADFLFIILNASRADLMERMKYREGHFMKANMVDSQLRDLELPTAEEVKEGVVVEEIGGKSVEQVDADVLAIAENFFGFDK; encoded by the coding sequence atgtctagtgaaaaaaaatataaagtgATAATAGTCGGTGGTCCAAGTGCCACTGGGAAATCTACTGTTGCTCAAAACTTAGTGTCTAACTTTGCTAAATATGATCATGTtcatttggaatatttagAAGGTGATGCCTTACATTCACAGGAGAACATTGATAAAATGGCAAAGGGGATACCATTAGAAGATAAAGATAGATGGGGTTGGTTGAAGAAAATTGCTATTAAATCCATTGATGTGGCTGAGATGGATAAAGATGTTGAAAAATGTGCTGTTGTAACTTGTTCaagtttgaaaaaaaatatagagaATATATTAGAGAAAATAGGTAAAAAGGCAGACTTCTTATTCATCATATTGAATGCATCAAGAGCTGATTTAATGGAGAGAATGAAATATAGAGAAGGTCATTTCATGAAAGCTAATATGGTAGATTCACAATTAAGAGATTTGGAATTACCAACAGCAGAAGAGGTCAAAGAAGGGGTTGttgttgaagaaattgGTGGAAAATCTGTTGAACAAGTAGATGCTGATGTACTAGCAATTGCAGAGAATTTTTTCGGATTcgataaataa
- the TBLA0A01660 gene encoding uncharacterized protein (similar to Saccharomyces cerevisiae VHS1 (YDR247W) and SKS1 (YPL026C); ancestral locus Anc_8.477), whose translation MWSGCQINNYRLEDQIGSGTFGLIISAINSINDKKYAIKIIGKQDNLNLKTLLFEYFTIFQNKLTLESLDLGEIKNLKNEEFVKQPYLKEISNQLKVHSHSNIVTIHTVFDSPHALFIVMDYYPNDLYNAIVMDNKLSSNGLLIKKVFIQLCSAIFHCHEEGIFHCDIKPENILLDSKFNIFLCDFGLSTNESFLSINAFIGSSYYMAPERIGFFKGTNVDLIPTSKGDIWSLGILLINLTCNRNPWLSANRLEDKNFKYYLEKSTLLKEILPISNIFNYLLLKILNVNPYYRIDIPEIMDEMLTIKSFTTEGPLSKVDRLDMDTYISILYCRDLNIDMDQDKNVSDLNHHNNNLFHDQMRLEDEEHMFNYFSHDESISTPGDSIMSIDHRNANQLNNWDIDYLNLEEFDVDINTATKQNQNDNDNQTNTNMDSNYNPKLNIARKFDIENKLTTNSQIEFFSEVYPSATTTLADNKFDIDDYLVTI comes from the coding sequence ATGTGGAGTGGTTGTCagataaataattatagaTTAGAAGATCAAATTGGCTCAGGTACTTTTGGGCTTATAATATCAGCAATTAATTCGATAAATGATAAGAAATATGCAATTAAAATCATTGGTAAGCAAGacaatttgaatttaaaaactcTTTTATTTGAGTATTTTACaatctttcaaaataaGTTGACTTTAGAAAGTTTAGATTTAGGTgagattaaaaatttgaaaaatgaagagTTTGTTAAACAACcttatttgaaagaaatatcaaatcaattaaaggTTCATTCTCATTCAAACATCGTTACAATACATACTGTTTTCGATTCCCCACATGCCTTATTTATTGTCATGGATTATTATCCAAATGATCTTTACAATGCCATTGTCAtggataataaattaagtAGCAATGGCTTATTGATTAAGAAGGTCTTTATACAATTATGTTCGGCAATTTTCCATTGCCATGAAGAAGGCATCTTCCATTGTGATATTAAaccagaaaatattttattagattcaaaatttaatatatttttatgtGATTTTGGTTTATCAACAAATGAAAGctttttatcaataaatgCATTTATTGGTAGTTCATATTATATGGCTCCAGAAAGAATTGGATTTTTCAAAGGCACAAATGTGGATTTAATTCCAACTTCTAAGGGAGATATTTGGTCATTAGGTATATTGTTGATCAATTTAACATGTAATAGAAATCCTTGGCTATCAGCAAATAGActtgaagataaaaatttcaaatattatttggaaaaatccacattattaaaagaaattttacccatttccaatatttttaattatttattattaaaaatattgaacgTTAATCCTTATTATAGAATTGATATCCCTGAAATCATGGATGAAATGTTAACGATCAAGTCGTTTACCACAGAAGGTCCATTATCAAAAGTTGATAGATTAGATATGGATacttatatttcaatattatattgtCGTGATTTAAACATTGATATGGATCAAGATAAAAATGTTTCAgatttaaatcatcataataataatctctTCCATGATCAAATGAGACTTGAAGATGAGGAACATAtgtttaattattttagtCATGACGAAAGCATATCTACACCAGGCGATAGTATCATGAGCATTGATCATCGTAATGCTAACCAACTTAATAATTGGgatattgattatttaaatttagaagAGTTTGATGTTGATATTAACACTGCAACtaaacaaaatcaaaatgataatgataatcaAACTAACACAAATATGGATAGCAATTATAACcctaaattaaatatagcAAGAAAGTTTGATATAGAGAACAAATTGACTACCAATTCTCAGATCGAATTTTTCAGTGAAGTTTATCCATCTGCTACCACTACTTTAgcagataataaatttgatattgatgattatttagttacaatataa